GCACCCATTCGGAGAGAGAGGGGCGAAAAACTTCCTGTGAGCCAATGTCCAAGTCCTGCAGTGAGAGCAACCATGGGTGGATGATCAAAATAACCAAGCGCAGGATGCAGGGAGTAGACGCCATAGTATGCTTCATCGAAGCCGGGGAAGACAAATATCGAGCACACTATCCTAAAGACTGTTCCAAGCTGCACGGTAAGCCAGAAAACTCGATCGAGACCGGGTTTTAGCGGAACCAACTGTTTACGCATCATTGTTTTCAAGCGCTATCGCAATATTGGAGTAGTAACTTTGGAGATAACCCTGGAGCGCAGCATGGAAAAAAACACCAGCAACACACCAAGCAGCGACATCCCTCCCGTAAAGATAAAAAATCCGAAGGAATCGTGCCGCATATGGAAGAAAGTTACATAGATTCCGAAAAAGAAGATCAGCCCCAGAATGGCGAATCGAACGGTGAACCGCTCAAACCAATCCCAGCTAATGTTGAAAAGATTTACCAACATTGTGCCTAGCACCACGGAAAGTATTCCCACCAATGCACCCACCGCCACATCGAATGGAAAATGAGCACCCACATAAACACGCGCCAAGGAGCCAGCAATACCAAGTCCCAACAAGGCGATGCGGTTCACATTTTTGTCAAGTAGCAACAGGGTGACCATGGCCCAAACTGTTGCCGAATGTCCCGACGGGAAGCTGTGCTGATGGAGAACCGGACCTAGCACCT
This genomic window from Williamwhitmania sp. contains:
- a CDS encoding phosphatase PAP2 family protein, with the translated sequence MTSLTTSPLEKAFRSAAANPVIVALVVLFAAFSVVARLFNHEIFWLINRNFPMWLDVTMFYMSNLGDGVIAVTLSLWLFLGNSRKGFIGLMSLIIVMLMVQSLKRYFDMPRPAAVFESLKVLGPVLHQHSFPSGHSATVWAMVTLLLLDKNVNRIALLGLGIAGSLARVYVGAHFPFDVAVGALVGILSVVLGTMLVNLFNISWDWFERFTVRFAILGLIFFFGIYVTFFHMRHDSFGFFIFTGGMSLLGVLLVFFSMLRSRVISKVTTPILR